A portion of the Acidobacteriaceae bacterium genome contains these proteins:
- the rplR gene encoding 50S ribosomal protein L18: protein MINIPKRNEIRQRVHTRIRSKISGTAERPRLNVYRSLNHIYTQLIDDANGVTLASASTVAKKGTEQTAGGNIESAKAVGKLIAERAQAAGVKKVVFDRGGYLYHGRIKALADAAREAGLDF, encoded by the coding sequence ATGATCAACATTCCCAAGCGTAATGAGATCCGCCAGCGCGTTCACACGCGTATCCGCAGCAAGATTTCCGGCACCGCAGAGCGTCCGCGCCTGAACGTGTACCGCTCGCTGAACCACATCTACACGCAGCTCATCGACGATGCGAACGGCGTAACGCTCGCTTCGGCATCGACGGTGGCCAAGAAGGGCACGGAGCAGACCGCAGGTGGCAACATCGAGTCTGCAAAGGCTGTTGGCAAGCTGATCGCAGAGCGCGCTCAGGCTGCTGGCGTGAAGAAGGTCGTATTCGACCGCGGCGGTTACCTGTATCACGGTCGCATCAAGGCTCTGGCCGATGCTGCTCGTGAAGCTGGCCTCGACTTCTAA
- a CDS encoding adenylate kinase: MSKPLPNASDFLPGPMLLLGAPGVGKGTQAKLLMEEFGIPQISTGDLLREHRKNQTELGMLADELMSKGQLVPDDLVNDMVADRFKKPDTEHGYILDGYPRTITQAEWLDGQLVAYMLPVVAVNIMVPERVLLERITGRRIAPSGAIYNIYTNPPKVEGICDVTGEKLEQRKDDTEEVFYERMKAFEAKTAAVIEYYRTHGGRFAEVNGDQPVDVVTNEIRAALLKLRHHPDPA; the protein is encoded by the coding sequence ATGAGTAAGCCACTACCGAACGCGAGCGATTTTCTTCCTGGCCCAATGCTGCTTCTTGGCGCTCCAGGTGTAGGGAAGGGAACGCAGGCCAAACTGCTGATGGAAGAGTTTGGCATTCCGCAGATTTCGACGGGCGACCTGCTGCGCGAGCATCGCAAGAACCAGACAGAGCTTGGAATGCTGGCCGATGAGTTGATGTCCAAGGGACAGCTTGTGCCGGATGACCTGGTCAACGATATGGTTGCGGACCGCTTCAAGAAGCCCGATACCGAGCATGGCTACATTCTCGACGGCTATCCGCGCACGATTACGCAGGCCGAGTGGCTGGATGGCCAGCTTGTCGCGTACATGCTGCCGGTGGTTGCGGTCAACATCATGGTTCCGGAGCGTGTGCTGTTGGAGCGCATTACTGGCCGCCGTATTGCGCCGTCGGGTGCGATCTATAACATCTACACGAATCCCCCCAAGGTTGAGGGCATCTGTGATGTGACGGGCGAAAAGCTGGAGCAGCGCAAGGACGATACCGAAGAGGTATTTTACGAGCGCATGAAGGCGTTTGAGGCCAAGACGGCTGCGGTGATTGAGTACTACCGTACGCATGGCGGACGTTTCGCTGAGGTCAATGGCGATCAGCCGGTGGATGTGGTGACGAACGAGATTCGTGCTGCACTGTTGAAGCTGCGTCATCATCCTGATCCGGCTTAG
- the rpmD gene encoding 50S ribosomal protein L30, whose product MAATSTIKIQYFRSQICTPVKHKAVVKGLGFTKLNQIVEREDTPSIRGMVKKIPHLVRIVD is encoded by the coding sequence ATGGCAGCGACCAGCACAATCAAGATCCAGTACTTCCGCTCGCAGATCTGCACGCCGGTGAAGCACAAGGCCGTCGTGAAGGGTCTCGGCTTTACGAAGCTGAACCAGATCGTTGAGCGCGAAGACACTCCGTCGATCCGCGGCATGGTGAAGAAGATTCCTCACCTTGTTCGTATCGTCGACTAA
- a CDS encoding Ig-like domain repeat protein: MQFFRHAAVKLSFLVTAMASLTGGAAGAFAQTAPQLLPVKSVLVAGGGAALSGGLCPVSGKTPTDTYGDGCLATEIILGTAAATPGSRYAIADADGNVFFSDYSNGLIRRVDATTHIVTAVAGGATTTPAVGAACGSLASTDALGDGCLGTAVKLLKPMGLAFASNGDLYFSEADFATSTTGGAHVRRIAATNGKIPTTGTISLVLGQASNAKGYAANPSTCTTTATTTCITPTTSYLYAPYSLSFDAAGNLYVMDEYKEAVLVYNPSSTAVTLQGISIPGGTIGKILGSSSSAGSDCPNAPATTNGCSYGTTTFNVQATATYIDNPYAAAPDAKGNVYFANEYYNYIGKVSSTGLLTDFAGIADSTGSAAARTTAGTTVIGSPFGVATDANSNVYFSDASLGAILRVDADTLSQYVIAGAGTVCATATDTYGDGCPATQTTFGLSGTTYASTTLPGPGVYGLTVDTYGNVYAGDTETNLVREISTGAQFGVLTSNATTNTLTIHFGVNDGPATSTPYVISTGSANFAVGTPGTCVTNSDNTKDCPVPVTATLPTTPQTFTGALTVTSAAGKSTVFPLSGIYVASPTTTTTLAVTGGDTCSTSSAYSSSTTLTITATVSAAGTATGTVQFYNNKVAFGSPVQLSSSNTATISQTFPAGSYSFTATYAGDTSFNTSTSVTALAFSTADTSFSVAADPNITAQSTVTAGQTALYGLVLSTTSYSGNISLVCSGLPAGASCVFSPAVVAATRCATSYNVSLGIITSPNPTTLSSLGGRRSWMMLVGAGLALLVGLRRRKLGAGFGTVAMLLAMLIATSGLTACSSKISDKSVPTTSGTYTVTVTAAGSPTVSLGTQTTTVTLTVK, from the coding sequence GTGCAATTCTTCCGACATGCAGCAGTAAAGCTTTCTTTTCTTGTAACGGCAATGGCGTCTCTTACTGGCGGCGCTGCCGGTGCATTTGCCCAGACGGCACCACAGCTTTTGCCGGTTAAGTCCGTTCTGGTCGCAGGCGGCGGAGCGGCGCTCAGCGGTGGCTTGTGTCCAGTGTCTGGAAAGACGCCGACCGATACGTACGGTGATGGCTGCCTAGCTACCGAGATTATCCTTGGGACGGCAGCTGCAACTCCAGGTTCGCGGTATGCGATTGCGGATGCTGATGGTAACGTGTTTTTCAGCGATTACAGCAATGGCTTGATTCGCCGCGTGGATGCGACGACGCACATTGTGACGGCGGTTGCGGGTGGTGCAACCACGACCCCTGCCGTTGGTGCGGCATGCGGTTCGCTCGCCTCCACGGATGCACTGGGTGACGGCTGCCTCGGTACTGCGGTGAAGTTGCTTAAGCCGATGGGGCTGGCGTTTGCCTCGAATGGCGATCTCTATTTCTCCGAAGCGGACTTCGCGACAAGTACCACGGGCGGCGCGCATGTTCGCCGCATTGCGGCCACGAATGGCAAGATTCCGACGACGGGAACCATCAGCCTGGTACTTGGTCAGGCCAGCAATGCCAAGGGCTATGCGGCTAATCCGTCGACCTGCACAACGACTGCAACGACTACCTGCATTACGCCGACAACCAGCTATCTCTATGCGCCGTACAGCCTGTCCTTCGATGCCGCAGGCAATCTGTACGTGATGGACGAGTATAAAGAGGCTGTACTGGTCTACAACCCTTCTTCCACGGCAGTGACCCTGCAGGGAATCAGCATCCCCGGCGGAACTATTGGTAAGATTCTGGGATCCTCGTCCAGCGCAGGAAGCGACTGTCCGAATGCTCCGGCAACGACGAATGGTTGCAGCTATGGAACGACAACTTTCAACGTTCAGGCAACTGCCACCTACATTGATAACCCATACGCTGCGGCACCCGATGCTAAAGGGAATGTCTACTTTGCCAACGAGTATTACAACTACATCGGCAAGGTCAGCTCAACGGGGTTACTGACGGATTTCGCAGGCATCGCGGATAGTACTGGAAGTGCAGCAGCGCGTACGACTGCAGGTACAACCGTTATTGGAAGCCCGTTCGGTGTCGCGACCGATGCAAACAGCAACGTGTATTTCTCTGACGCCTCGCTCGGTGCAATTCTTCGTGTCGATGCGGATACGCTTTCACAGTATGTGATCGCTGGTGCAGGAACTGTTTGCGCTACAGCCACTGATACTTATGGCGATGGTTGCCCTGCAACCCAGACCACCTTTGGTTTGAGCGGTACGACCTACGCCTCCACAACCCTGCCGGGCCCCGGTGTTTATGGCTTGACCGTTGACACCTACGGCAATGTTTACGCGGGTGACACGGAAACGAACCTGGTTCGTGAAATCTCTACCGGAGCTCAGTTCGGAGTTCTTACGTCGAACGCGACGACGAATACGCTGACGATTCACTTTGGTGTGAATGATGGTCCAGCGACGAGCACACCGTATGTCATTTCGACAGGCTCGGCTAACTTTGCTGTCGGAACACCGGGAACATGCGTTACGAACTCTGACAACACAAAGGACTGCCCGGTTCCCGTGACTGCAACACTTCCGACGACTCCGCAGACGTTTACGGGAGCGCTTACGGTAACCAGTGCGGCTGGTAAGTCCACGGTATTCCCACTTTCGGGCATTTATGTAGCCAGTCCCACCACCACTACCACGCTGGCGGTTACTGGTGGCGATACTTGCAGCACGAGCTCAGCGTACTCGAGCTCGACCACACTGACGATCACAGCCACAGTAAGTGCTGCAGGTACGGCAACGGGCACTGTTCAGTTCTATAACAACAAAGTTGCCTTTGGCTCGCCGGTACAGTTGAGCTCGTCGAATACGGCTACGATCTCGCAGACCTTCCCAGCTGGCTCTTACTCCTTCACCGCAACGTACGCTGGTGATACGTCGTTCAACACTTCGACATCGGTTACGGCACTTGCTTTCTCGACTGCCGATACAAGCTTTAGTGTTGCAGCGGATCCAAACATCACAGCGCAAAGCACCGTAACTGCGGGTCAGACCGCTTTGTATGGTCTTGTGCTGAGTACAACCTCTTACTCGGGCAACATCAGCCTTGTTTGTTCCGGTCTGCCTGCTGGAGCTTCCTGTGTGTTTAGCCCGGCGGTAGTTGCTGCGACACGTTGCGCCACTTCTTATAACGTGTCTCTCGGTATCATTACTTCGCCGAACCCTACAACACTGAGCAGCTTGGGTGGACGTCGTTCGTGGATGATGCTGGTTGGTGCAGGGCTTGCGCTTCTAGTGGGTCTGCGTCGTCGGAAGCTCGGTGCTGGATTTGGTACGGTAGCGATGCTTCTAGCGATGCTGATTGCTACCAGCGGACTTACCGCCTGCTCCAGCAAGATCTCGGATAAATCGGTCCCCACAACGTCAGGCACATACACGGTGACGGTTACGGCTGCAGGTTCACCGACGGTTTCATTGGGTACACAAACCACCACGGTAACCCTCACAGTCAAGTAG
- the rpsE gene encoding 30S ribosomal protein S5, which translates to MAFKKRIDANRLNLKDEVVSINRVTKVVKGGKNMSFAALVIVGDPAEGVVGYGSGKAKEVPQAIRKGIESAKKNLIKVNLTDYSIPHQTLGHFGAGEVLLKPAPEGTGVIAGKTVRAVMTAAGVQNVLTKSLGTKNPHNVIKATFDALEQLRDRNEVAALRGKSVDEL; encoded by the coding sequence ATGGCATTCAAAAAGCGCATTGACGCAAACCGCCTGAACCTGAAGGACGAAGTCGTTTCGATTAACCGCGTGACCAAGGTGGTCAAGGGCGGTAAGAACATGTCGTTCGCAGCACTCGTGATCGTTGGCGATCCGGCTGAAGGTGTTGTGGGCTACGGCTCGGGTAAGGCGAAGGAAGTTCCGCAGGCGATCCGCAAGGGCATCGAGTCGGCGAAGAAGAACCTGATCAAGGTGAACCTGACCGATTACTCGATCCCGCACCAGACGCTCGGCCACTTCGGCGCAGGCGAGGTTCTGCTGAAGCCGGCTCCTGAAGGTACCGGTGTGATCGCAGGCAAGACGGTTCGCGCTGTGATGACCGCTGCTGGTGTTCAGAACGTGCTGACGAAGTCGCTCGGAACGAAGAACCCGCACAACGTCATCAAGGCGACCTTCGATGCTCTTGAGCAGCTGCGCGACCGCAACGAAGTTGCTGCACTGCGCGGCAAGTCGGTAGACGAGCTCTAA
- the secY gene encoding preprotein translocase subunit SecY: MLEKLQNVFRIPDLRKRIFFTLGLLAVYRLGAHIPTPGINADMLSQFFNQNSGSALGLLDLFNGGNLRKLTIFALGIMPYITASIIFQLLTVIYEPLNKLQKEGEAGTKKITQWTRYVTVALAIVQSFFIALTLTSTQTGQSMVTIPKAGFVPLCIVTLTCGTAFIMWLGEQITERGIGNGMSLLIFTGIVVGLPKGIQDLYVKFKTNTWGAATPIVMVVLVVMMILVVAFIIYVERSERRITIQAAKMTTGRMTSQASTSYLPLKVNSGGVMPVIFAASILSAPLLMQNISLFGSGPLRDTKVMGWILRQLQPAEPWYVVLYIVAIIFFAYFYISIIFRPDDIADNMRKYGSFIPGVRPGKRTSDYINDVLTRITLVGAIYLIVISILPMFLISGIHFNHLPLVGHIFDSLPAWTTNGLGLNFYFGGTSLLIVVGVAMDTVQQIEAQLIMQHYEGFAPKSGRIKGRRSW; this comes from the coding sequence ATGCTTGAAAAGCTCCAGAACGTCTTCCGCATTCCCGATCTGCGCAAGCGCATTTTCTTTACGCTTGGCCTGCTTGCTGTGTACCGTCTCGGCGCGCACATTCCGACTCCTGGCATCAACGCGGACATGCTCTCGCAGTTCTTTAACCAGAACTCCGGCTCGGCGCTTGGCCTGCTTGACCTGTTCAATGGCGGCAACCTGCGCAAGCTGACGATCTTCGCGCTTGGCATTATGCCGTACATTACCGCGTCGATTATCTTCCAGCTGCTTACGGTGATCTATGAGCCGTTGAACAAGCTGCAGAAGGAAGGCGAGGCCGGTACCAAGAAGATCACCCAGTGGACACGCTACGTCACGGTGGCTCTCGCGATCGTTCAGAGCTTCTTCATCGCGCTGACGCTGACGAGCACACAGACCGGCCAGTCCATGGTGACGATTCCGAAGGCTGGCTTTGTGCCGCTTTGCATCGTAACCCTGACCTGCGGTACGGCGTTCATCATGTGGCTCGGTGAGCAGATCACGGAGCGTGGTATCGGCAACGGTATGTCGCTGCTGATCTTCACGGGTATCGTGGTGGGTCTGCCGAAGGGCATTCAGGACCTCTACGTCAAGTTCAAGACCAATACCTGGGGAGCGGCTACGCCGATCGTCATGGTAGTGCTCGTGGTCATGATGATCCTGGTGGTTGCGTTCATCATCTACGTGGAGCGCTCGGAGCGCCGCATTACGATTCAGGCTGCGAAGATGACGACAGGTCGTATGACCTCGCAGGCATCGACCTCGTACCTGCCGCTGAAGGTGAACTCCGGCGGCGTGATGCCGGTGATCTTTGCGGCGTCGATCCTGTCGGCACCGTTGCTGATGCAGAACATCTCCCTCTTCGGCTCGGGCCCGCTGCGCGATACGAAGGTAATGGGCTGGATTCTGCGCCAGTTGCAGCCCGCAGAGCCCTGGTATGTCGTGCTCTACATCGTTGCGATCATCTTCTTCGCGTACTTCTACATCTCGATCATCTTCCGCCCGGACGATATTGCGGACAACATGCGCAAGTATGGTTCGTTTATCCCGGGTGTACGTCCTGGTAAGCGTACGAGCGACTACATCAACGATGTGCTGACGCGCATCACGCTGGTGGGCGCTATCTACCTGATCGTGATTTCGATTCTGCCGATGTTCCTGATCTCGGGCATCCACTTCAACCACCTGCCGCTGGTCGGACACATCTTCGACTCGCTGCCGGCGTGGACGACGAACGGTCTCGGTCTCAACTTCTACTTTGGCGGCACGTCGCTGCTGATCGTAGTGGGTGTGGCGATGGATACGGTTCAGCAGATTGAAGCGCAGTTGATCATGCAGCACTACGAAGGTTTTGCGCCGAAGTCCGGACGTATCAAAGGCCGTCGTAGCTGGTAA
- the rplO gene encoding 50S ribosomal protein L15 codes for MAKNLSNLSAPKGANSNKKRVGRGMGSGMGKTSTRGHKGQGSRSGSSLMRGFEGGQMPLHRRLPKRGFTNIFRTEYLVLGLDKIAELGVSELTFEALQERGIVKGRNKLVKVLANGELTTAVTVHAHKFSAAAAKAIEAAGGKAIVIGQEAPAA; via the coding sequence ATGGCAAAGAATCTTTCGAACCTCTCTGCACCGAAGGGTGCGAACTCCAACAAGAAGCGCGTCGGCCGTGGTATGGGCTCGGGTATGGGTAAGACCTCGACCCGTGGTCACAAGGGCCAGGGATCGCGCTCGGGCTCGTCGCTGATGCGCGGTTTCGAAGGCGGCCAGATGCCGCTGCACCGCCGTCTGCCGAAGCGTGGCTTCACGAACATCTTCCGCACCGAGTACCTGGTACTTGGTCTGGACAAGATCGCCGAGCTGGGCGTTAGCGAACTGACGTTCGAAGCGCTGCAGGAGCGCGGTATCGTGAAGGGCCGCAACAAGCTGGTGAAGGTTCTCGCAAACGGCGAGCTGACCACCGCAGTTACGGTTCACGCGCACAAGTTCTCTGCGGCTGCGGCCAAGGCGATCGAAGCAGCCGGTGGTAAGGCTATCGTGATCGGCCAGGAAGCTCCGGCAGCCTAA
- a CDS encoding carboxypeptidase regulatory-like domain-containing protein, giving the protein MHVSYRSVAKSVLAFALVLTPLSTFSFEAKAYAQSASSGAIAGAVTDVSGALLPGTSVTVISADTGFSRTVKTNSSGEFRVPELQPGTYSVTFTSDGFQTSVTKDIVVTVGGVAMVAPKLLAGSVTDKVEVSADTAAIKTTGADISTTIDQHAIENLPINGRRWSDFALLTPGVVSSSDGFGLLSFRGISYLLNNSTVDGADDNQAYFSEARGRTRSAYTVTQGSLQEFQVNTSNYSAEYGRAAGGVINTVTKSGSNQLHGSAYFYDRDNGLGGATNAYTQLYNFNSSTGINPQTIQPKDWRKQYGFGIGGALWRDRLFWFYAFDQQKRNFPGVARTSDPYDMFALASPNLGSAESCIRSSNTYGTYDFGAPIAAYSNGSFNSGGFTITGNLSSPTGTNTAQYPTGSAYQGNFGACALAAAIAPDTTLGSALPYQQAAAYYNQGLQVLSSFFGLTPRVGNQTINFPKIDFQINDRNRISLQYNRVRWDSPNGTQTQASNFYGRGSFGDDFVKADVTIFRYTSVLTNSLVNTFLAQYGRDMETEFGGNRPTSNELGLQNALPTGECSAPKGTCYSAAPDLSIGYGYDASGFDAGTPALFNRYALPDERRLQLKDDMTLSHGMHTMKWGLDYNKVGDYINNLYNGYGTYNYDWAYSFIGDYLHKTINLGGDNYAGGGAFHNEDGSTCAATSSTAYCDTNVGLYSSFSQGFTVPDASGKVNAVGAGELLTTREYAGYFTDDWRITPKLTLTAGVRYEYQYVPMNPTPNSDLNGANASFLKSNVAKADMPNTYNKPDDRNNIAPRFGFAYNVFGNSKTVVRGGYGWYFGRIVNANIVQTYQNSGGPNSQINILGVYPDYGPSADGSVAAACRNVFPGILTYAQAHSCASYTTTASSHPSVGFLNSKLENPQVYETDLDVQQDLGKGWVATVTYMGSYGRKLDSANDVNLSLSQYVPYSSSSTTFVPGVYLSNYVVNNTPRFPASKAVAYPHGGLPAPFKSGTIPVKVYRGARIDPDYYRVLEISSNVNTNYNAVAIQINKRYKNGFSFLSNYTWSHSLDANPYIGTGVPNFNILDPNDLSKEYGNSSLDIRQRGVVAFSYAPITHFHGWRDMALGGWRLAPVAQLQTGYAFTPYISGYPGESASGVRSANGAGGTSGRIDGLERNQFHRPNTYKADIRVSKNFYLNNINHLGLERLRFEVFAEVFNVFNHQNVTGVQSTAYNLSYTGSVNSSGVDSVVNTLTLQPNFGTYTNSNSNYTYTPRQLQLAARLHF; this is encoded by the coding sequence ATGCACGTTTCATATCGCTCCGTCGCCAAGTCAGTTCTCGCGTTTGCTCTGGTGCTGACGCCCCTATCGACTTTTTCATTTGAGGCCAAGGCCTACGCTCAGTCCGCATCTAGCGGTGCCATCGCTGGTGCTGTCACAGACGTCAGCGGCGCTTTGCTGCCGGGAACGTCTGTCACCGTAATAAGTGCAGATACTGGTTTCAGCCGTACAGTGAAAACCAATAGCTCCGGTGAGTTCCGCGTTCCGGAGCTTCAGCCTGGCACTTACAGCGTGACCTTTACTTCGGATGGCTTTCAGACGTCTGTAACGAAGGATATCGTTGTCACGGTTGGTGGCGTCGCTATGGTCGCGCCGAAGTTGCTCGCAGGTTCGGTTACGGACAAGGTGGAAGTTTCGGCTGACACTGCGGCAATCAAGACGACAGGTGCCGACATTTCGACCACAATTGACCAGCACGCGATCGAGAATCTTCCGATCAATGGTCGCCGTTGGTCTGACTTTGCCTTGCTGACCCCAGGTGTTGTATCGAGCTCTGATGGCTTTGGTCTTTTGAGCTTCCGTGGTATCAGCTACCTGCTGAACAACAGCACGGTAGATGGTGCGGATGATAACCAGGCGTACTTCTCTGAAGCCCGTGGACGTACGCGCTCGGCCTATACCGTCACCCAGGGTTCGCTGCAGGAGTTCCAGGTGAACACCTCAAACTACTCGGCAGAGTATGGGCGTGCGGCAGGCGGCGTGATCAATACGGTTACGAAGTCGGGCAGTAATCAGCTCCATGGCTCGGCCTATTTCTATGACCGTGACAACGGCTTAGGTGGCGCGACAAACGCGTACACCCAGCTCTATAACTTCAATTCCTCGACAGGCATCAATCCGCAGACGATTCAACCGAAGGACTGGCGCAAGCAGTATGGCTTCGGCATCGGTGGTGCCCTTTGGCGTGATCGCCTGTTCTGGTTCTACGCGTTCGATCAGCAGAAGCGTAACTTCCCGGGTGTTGCTCGCACCTCTGATCCGTATGACATGTTCGCCCTGGCTTCGCCGAACCTTGGCTCTGCCGAGAGCTGCATCCGTTCAAGCAATACCTATGGCACTTATGATTTTGGTGCTCCAATTGCAGCGTATTCGAACGGCAGCTTCAACTCGGGTGGCTTTACGATTACTGGGAACCTGTCGTCGCCGACAGGTACGAACACTGCTCAGTATCCGACCGGTTCTGCGTATCAGGGCAACTTCGGTGCCTGCGCACTGGCTGCAGCTATAGCTCCTGATACCACGCTTGGATCCGCTCTTCCTTATCAGCAAGCAGCAGCTTATTACAACCAGGGACTACAGGTTCTGTCGTCTTTCTTTGGTCTGACTCCGCGCGTTGGTAACCAGACGATTAACTTCCCGAAGATTGATTTCCAGATCAATGACCGCAATCGTATTAGCCTGCAGTACAACCGCGTACGCTGGGATTCTCCGAACGGAACACAGACCCAGGCCTCTAACTTCTATGGTCGCGGCTCGTTTGGCGATGACTTTGTGAAGGCGGATGTCACGATCTTCCGTTACACCTCTGTGCTGACAAACTCGCTGGTGAATACGTTCCTCGCGCAGTACGGTCGCGATATGGAAACGGAGTTTGGTGGCAATCGTCCGACTAGCAATGAGTTGGGCCTGCAGAATGCTCTGCCAACAGGTGAGTGCTCCGCTCCCAAGGGAACCTGCTACTCGGCGGCTCCTGACCTCAGTATTGGTTATGGTTATGATGCCAGCGGATTCGATGCTGGTACACCAGCACTCTTCAACCGTTATGCATTGCCGGATGAACGTCGTCTGCAACTGAAGGACGACATGACTCTTTCTCATGGCATGCACACGATGAAGTGGGGGCTGGACTATAACAAGGTTGGCGATTACATCAACAATCTGTACAACGGCTACGGAACCTATAACTACGATTGGGCTTACAGCTTCATCGGCGATTATTTGCACAAGACCATCAATCTGGGTGGTGATAATTATGCGGGTGGTGGCGCTTTCCATAATGAGGACGGCTCCACTTGTGCAGCTACTTCTTCAACTGCATATTGCGATACCAACGTAGGTTTGTACTCGAGCTTCAGCCAGGGCTTTACGGTTCCCGATGCTAGTGGCAAGGTGAACGCGGTTGGCGCGGGTGAGCTGCTCACAACACGCGAGTATGCAGGCTACTTTACCGACGATTGGCGCATTACACCGAAGCTTACGTTGACGGCTGGCGTTCGTTATGAGTATCAGTACGTTCCGATGAACCCAACACCGAATTCGGACCTAAACGGCGCAAATGCATCGTTCCTGAAGTCGAATGTTGCCAAAGCGGATATGCCGAATACGTACAATAAACCGGATGACCGGAACAATATTGCTCCGCGTTTTGGTTTTGCTTATAACGTCTTCGGAAATAGTAAGACGGTGGTTCGCGGAGGGTATGGCTGGTATTTTGGCCGTATCGTGAATGCCAATATTGTTCAGACCTATCAAAACTCCGGTGGTCCAAACTCTCAGATTAATATCCTTGGTGTTTATCCTGATTACGGGCCTAGTGCAGATGGATCTGTGGCTGCAGCGTGCCGTAATGTTTTCCCTGGCATTCTAACTTATGCCCAAGCACATTCTTGCGCCAGCTATACAACGACGGCAAGCTCGCATCCGAGTGTCGGGTTCTTGAACTCAAAGCTTGAAAATCCGCAGGTGTACGAAACGGATCTCGATGTTCAGCAGGATCTGGGCAAGGGTTGGGTGGCAACGGTTACCTACATGGGATCGTACGGTCGTAAGCTGGATAGCGCGAATGACGTAAATCTTAGCCTTAGTCAGTATGTTCCGTATTCCTCAAGTTCGACAACATTTGTTCCTGGCGTCTATCTTTCGAATTACGTTGTAAATAACACACCACGTTTTCCTGCAAGCAAAGCGGTTGCGTATCCTCATGGCGGGCTACCTGCGCCTTTCAAGAGTGGCACAATCCCTGTGAAGGTCTATCGCGGTGCACGCATTGATCCGGACTATTATCGTGTTCTCGAGATCTCTTCAAACGTAAACACGAATTACAACGCCGTTGCTATTCAGATCAACAAGCGTTACAAGAATGGTTTTTCTTTCCTATCCAATTACACTTGGTCTCATTCCCTAGACGCAAACCCCTACATCGGAACAGGAGTTCCCAACTTCAACATTCTTGATCCGAATGATTTATCGAAGGAGTATGGCAATAGCTCTCTGGATATTCGTCAGCGCGGTGTAGTTGCCTTCAGCTATGCTCCGATCACTCACTTCCATGGATGGAGAGATATGGCTCTTGGAGGCTGGCGTCTAGCTCCTGTTGCGCAGCTGCAAACCGGCTATGCATTTACGCCCTATATCTCGGGGTATCCAGGAGAAAGTGCTTCAGGTGTTCGTAGCGCTAACGGCGCAGGTGGCACTTCTGGTCGTATTGATGGGCTTGAGCGGAATCAGTTTCACCGCCCGAATACCTATAAGGCTGATATTCGTGTAAGTAAGAACTTCTATCTGAATAATATTAACCACCTTGGCCTTGAGCGGCTTCGTTTTGAAGTCTTTGCTGAAGTGTTTAATGTTTTCAATCATCAAAATGTCACTGGTGTGCAGAGCACCGCTTACAACCTAAGCTATACGGGCAGCGTTAACTCCTCTGGGGTAGACAGCGTTGTAAACACACTGACACTTCAGCCGAACTTCGGTACCTACACGAACTCGAACAGCAACTATACCTACACACCACGTCAGCTTCAGTTGGCAGCACGGCTCCACTTCTAA
- the map gene encoding type I methionyl aminopeptidase, which translates to MAIQIKTTAEIEKMRISGIALRKVHDAVKAAVKPGATTMDLERAAEAKVKELGVKSAFKGYGGFPAILCTSVNHEVIHGIPSDRGKLKEGDIVSVDCGVIVDGYYSDAAVTHAVGTISPATEKLLRVTEASLYAAIDKAVVGGRLFDIGHAVQAMCEAEGYGVVREFVGHGIGKNMHEDPQVPNYGEAGKGPRLKAGMVLAIEPMINAGTAEVKVLEDGWTAITTDGSMSAHFEHTVAITKDGPVILTL; encoded by the coding sequence ATGGCGATTCAAATCAAGACGACTGCTGAAATTGAAAAGATGCGTATTTCGGGCATTGCCCTGCGCAAGGTACATGACGCTGTAAAAGCTGCGGTAAAGCCGGGCGCGACGACAATGGATCTGGAGCGTGCTGCGGAAGCCAAGGTCAAGGAACTGGGCGTAAAGTCGGCGTTCAAGGGATATGGCGGCTTTCCGGCGATCCTCTGCACTTCGGTGAACCACGAAGTGATTCATGGAATCCCGAGCGACCGCGGCAAGCTGAAGGAAGGCGATATCGTCTCCGTCGATTGTGGTGTGATTGTGGATGGCTATTACTCGGATGCAGCGGTGACACATGCTGTGGGCACGATTTCACCGGCGACGGAGAAGCTGCTGCGAGTGACGGAAGCGTCGCTCTATGCGGCGATCGATAAGGCCGTTGTTGGTGGTCGCCTGTTCGACATTGGCCATGCGGTGCAGGCAATGTGCGAGGCCGAAGGCTATGGCGTCGTGCGCGAGTTTGTCGGGCATGGCATTGGCAAGAACATGCACGAAGATCCCCAGGTTCCGAACTATGGCGAAGCAGGGAAGGGCCCGCGTCTGAAGGCTGGAATGGTGCTGGCGATTGAACCGATGATCAATGCCGGAACGGCCGAGGTGAAGGTGCTCGAAGACGGCTGGACCGCGATTACGACCGACGGCAGCATGAGCGCACACTTCGAACATACGGTGGCAATTACAAAAGATGGCCCCGTTATTTTGACGCTGTAG